A single genomic interval of Cervus elaphus chromosome 19, mCerEla1.1, whole genome shotgun sequence harbors:
- the LOC122675772 gene encoding DBF4-type zinc finger-containing protein 2 homolog, whose protein sequence is MCALPGLVCTQPRVPSPSSCVPSLGSRAHSPMCALPGLVCAIHGLVCTQPHVCPPQAHVCHPWARVHTAPCVPSLGSCVPSLGSCAHSPVCTIPEFMCAIPGLACTQPRVCPPWAHVCHPRACVHTAPCVPSPGSCVPSLGSCAHRPTVCALPGLMCAIPGLMCTQPCVCPPRAHVCHPWAHVHTAPCVPSLGSCTQSPVCPPQAHVCHPWARVHTAPCVPSLGSCVPSLGSCAHSPVCPPWAHVCHPWARVHTAPCVPSLSSCVHTALPFVPFLGSCAHSSNVCALVWLLLCSRVFQGPSEVWPAHRPPFHA, encoded by the exons ATGTGTGCCCTCCCTGGGCTCGTGTGCACACAGCCCCGTGTGCCCTCCCCGAGCTCATGTGTGCCATCCCTGGGCTCGCGTGCACATAGCCCCATGTGTGCCCTCCCTGGGCTCGTGTGTGCCATCCACGGGCTTGTGTGCACACAGCCCCATGTgtgccctccccaggctcatgtGTGCCATCCCTGGGCTCGTGTGCACACAGCCCCGTGTGTGCCCTCCCTGGGCTCGTGTGTGCCATCCCTGGGCTCGTGTGCACACAGCCCCGTGTGCACCATCCCCGAGTTCATGTGTGCCATCCCTGGGCTCGCATGCACACAGCCCCGTGTGTGCCCTCCCTGGGCTCATGTGTGCCATCCACGGGCTTGTGTGCACACAGCCCCATGTgtgccctccccaggctcatgtGTGCCATCCCTGGGCTCGTGTGCACACAGACCCACTGTGTGTGCCCTCCCTGGGCTCATGTGTGCCATCCCTGGGCTCATGTGCACACAGCCCTGTGTGTGCCCTCCCCGAGCTCATGTGTGCCACCCCTGGGCTCACGTGCACACAGCCCCATGTGTGCCCTCCCTGGGCTCGTGTACACAGAGCCCCGTgtgccctccccaggctcatgtGTGCCATCCCTGGGCTCGCGTGCACACAGCCCCATGTGTGCCCTCCCTGGGCTCATGTGTGCCATCCCTGGGCTCGTGTGCACACAGCCCC GTGTGCCCTCCCTGGGCTCATGTGTGCCATCCCTGGGCTCGTGTGCACACAGCCCCGTGTGTACCCTCCCTGAGTTCGTGTGTGCACACAGCCCTCCCATTTGTGCCCTTTCTGGGCTCATGTGCACACAGCTCCAATGTGTGTGCCCTTGTCTGGCTGCTTTTATGCAGTAGAGTGTTTCAAGGTCCCTCCGAGGTGTGGCCTGCACACCGTCCACCCTTCCATGCCTGA